One window from the genome of Ananas comosus cultivar F153 linkage group 13, ASM154086v1, whole genome shotgun sequence encodes:
- the LOC109719330 gene encoding uncharacterized protein LOC109719330 isoform X5, which produces MKQTPFKGTNNRSLCWQKKSTDDDLVISFSDDDSGSDSGKLKPKTEPTIQKKDIATRAGTHIFPMISAQEKTKVARQEAGHNISQISKSGFASQAYISSIPRNAGTNTVGTSKDPHIIKKNTAAIKTSTNQVNENACHANSAENRLESLRHEIAQRENELRVQKKSLATSAERNSYSPTKLSGQCMDKAVELPPSGQPMKRQKLEPQHYNIQSLKLTSTTSLSKNNEQHMQKSSYLEEDGCLVRTNSKGDCQGNETTKNHTVLSKVQHAGEDNGTWLPTKDFVSSVSDGLLSKQQNSSVVAGKCVHSRKDVVLPDSSKLLNQSQCLMKMASGLESADLLTCTDQGDIPLEGTIQSLMDLEELQDRELEEAQEHRRRCELEERRALKAYRNAQRALIKASERCGILYRNRELFSGRLHGLIMENFWQNHRETMLEPLKYVPKDSHDFLSMLSEKIPGEQMLERLSKKSNIQCSDTLPQQRNGHESTSDQCCEPDASTSDPKDDEENFTSDRIESRTTSHGNFENHVDEIVDVACEENELLEAALRSELVARMGNRKSSEVTNVSNIKCPIDKATGTEQERPAALLEQQFLGEEENDMTACEGTSMPVRTINQISAQLHSHSPGNVTSGNGISKVIETEDNSSSVKDVPDVTQDCTGAFNPRCSLKTQMDCNTFDPKIDPFWPFCIYELRGKCYDEECPWQHAKSYSWRKSKTEGQISCGLFQHLMPVPIYHVGSNLIKDDSYLSCSMLARSIWQYWQRGFCASFPLPFSVLRILPPDAPFLPIGDGSIADYDRNRQLFNFRGQGGNMKKPTQRLPDSEQSLELALDFSCGKVYKADRKKALSQISRAIEADPHSAVLWIVYLHIYYQKEREIGNDDMFLHAVQNCGSSYELWLMYINSRVNFDDRLNAYNGALSALCSMKVTCNTEIKDRSAVVLDVFLQMVDFLCMSGRVEKAISRIHRFIPGKNSEYSGEKYLTDFLSCLLISDKCIFWVCCTYLLIYQKLPERILEQLELEKELSFKIEWPSAEIAPDKIDQAIELFRHAFDQVALEIDSNSSKEESSSVRAIHFLAISHINCVAALQGIHSAAGLLVNYMGLYPNCAEIFLLSVQFGENYRGDVVLGGFEEVISNWPREVQGIQYLWNQYAEHVLANKGIDFAEKLMTEWFRLFGEVTNPQYRSAGSGEDSLVESENDYPTNAGDDFFWFLNLFLYKSLQKNSSEAQLAIDRALHMAGQKYYKHCLREHAALYFLKEKESPNPDSVCAVLNLLSGYLRDRRTLPVKEPLSRRFYQNIKKLRVKQLMDATLGPVSPDCSLINTVLGACHGPSLLPQKLNEPKDLVDFVESIMGVAPSNYKLALSVYRFTARNFTGEGLMFWAGSILVNSILQVVPVAPESVWLQAANLLGNLGVSEISRRFYQQATSVYPFSRKLWQSYLSLSKTAGNGDSIMEAARERGVELST; this is translated from the exons ATGAAGCAAACCCCATTTAAGGGTACCAACAATCGAAGTCTTTGTTGGCAGAAGAAAAGCACAGATGATGACCTTGTAATTAGTTTTTCAGATGATGACAGTGGGAGTGACTCTGGAAAATTGAAGCCTAAGACGGAGCCAACCATACAAAAGAAAGACATTGCAACCAGGGCAGGTACACACATCTTTCCTATGATATCAGCACAGGAGAAAACCAAGGTAGCAAGACAAGAAGCAGGTCATAACATAAGTCAGATATCAAAAAGTGGTTTTGCAAGCCAAGCATACATTTCATCTATCCCTAGAAATGCAGGGACCAATACTGTGGGAACTTCAAAGGATCCtcatattattaaaaagaataCTGCTGCCATAAAGACATCAACAAACCAAGTAAATGAGAATGCTTGCCATGCAAATTCTGCAGAAAACAGATTGGAAAGTTTGCGCCATGAAATTGCTCAACGAGAAAATGAATTGAGAGTTCAGAAGAAATCTTTGGCAACTAGTGCGGAAAGGAATTCATATTCACCTACCAAGCTGTCAGGGCAGTGTATGGATAAGGCTGTAGAATTGCCACCTAGTGGTCAACCAATGAAACGCCAGAAGCTTGAACCGCAGCATTACAATATTCAAAGCTTAAAGTTGACTTCCACCACTTCTCTATCCAAGAACAATGAACAACATATGCAAAAAAGTAGCTATCTTGAGGAAGATGGGTGCTTAGTGAGAACAAACTCAAAAGGTGACTGCCAAGGTAATGAAACAACTAAAAATCATACGGTATTATCCAAAGTGCAGCATGCAGGAGAAGATAATGGCACTTGGCTGCCTACCAAGGATTTTGTCTCTTCTGTATCTGATGGTTTGCTGTCTAAGCAGCAGAATAGTAGTGTGGTTGCTGGCAAATGTGTTCATTCCAGGAAGGATGTTGTGCTACCTGATTCTTCCAAGCTGTTAAATCAAAGTCAATGCTTGATGAAAATGGCATCTGGTTTGGAG AGTGCAGATCTCTTGACTTGTACTGATCAGGGAGACATCCCTCTTGAGGGGACTATACAATCTTTAATGGACTTGGAGGAACTTCAAGACAGGGAGTTGGAAGAGGCTCAGGAGCATCGGCGCAGGTGCGAACTTGAAGAAAGACGAGCACTTAAAGCCTATCGTAATGCGCAAAGAGCTTTAATCAAAGCCAGTGAGAGATGTGGCATTCTCTATAGGAATAGAGAACTATTTTCCGGCAGGCTTCATGGCTTAATAATGGAGAACTTTTGGCAGAACCACAGAGAAACTATGTTGGAACCCTTAAAGTATGTTCCCAAAGATAGCCATGATTTTCTATCTATGTTGAGTGAGAAGATACCTGGGGAGCAAATGTTAGAACGGTTGAGTAAAAAGTCTAACATTCAATGCTCTGATACTCTTCCTCAACAACGGAACGGACATGAGTCTACGTCTGACCAGTGCTGTGAGCCTGATGCTAGTACATCAGATCCTAAGGATGATGAAGAAAACTTTACTTCGGATAGAATTGAATCAAGAACAACCAGTCATGGCAATTTTGAAAATCATGTAGACGAAATTGTGGATGTGGCTTGTGAAGAAAATGAGCTTCTGGAAGCTGCCTTGAGGTCCGAACTAGTAGCACGGATGGGTAATAGAAAATCATCTGAAGTTACTAATGTAAGCAACATCAAATGCCCTATTGATAAAGCAACAGGGACTGAACAGGAAAGGCCTGCTGCTTTGCTTGAACAGCAGTTTCTGGGGGAAGAGGAAAATGACATGACAGCATGTGAAG GTACATCAATGCCTGTAAGAACCATTAACCAGATATCTGCACAGCTACATAGCCATTCTCCTGGCAATGTTACCTCCGGTAATGGCATCAGTAAAGTTATAGAAACTGAAGATAATAGCTCCTCCGTGAAAG ATGTGCCTGATGTTACACAAGATTGTACAGGAGCATTTAACCCAAGATGCTCTCTAAAAACTCAAATGGATTGTAATACATTTGACCCTAAAATTGATCCATTCTGGCCCTTCTGCATTTATGAACTTCGAGGAAAATGTTATGATGAAGAATGTCCTTGGCAGCATGCCAAAAGCTATTCTTGGAGAAAGTCAAAAACAGAAG GCCAGATTTCTTGTGGTCTATTTCAGCATCTTATGCCTGTACCTATATATCATGTTGGTTCAAATCTTATAAAAGATGATTCATACTTATCATGCTCCATGCTGGCTCGCAGTATCTGGCAATATTGGCAAAGGGGGTTTTGCGCTTCCTTTCCTTTACCCTTTTCTGTTCTAAGAATTCTTCCACCAGATGCACCATTCTTACCAATTGGTGATGGTTCCATTGCAGATTATGATAGAAACAGGCAGTTGTTCAATTTCCGAGGTCAGGGTGGTAATATG AAGAAACCCACACAAAGGTTACCTGATTCTGAACAATCCTTGGAGCTGGCACTTGATTTTTCTTGTGGAAAGGTCTATAAAGCAGACAGGAAGAAG GCTCTTTCACAGATATCACGAGCTATTGAGGCTGATCCTCATTCTGCTGTTCTGTGGATTGTCTATCTGCACATTTACTatcaaaaagagagagaaattgggAACGACGATATGTTTCTGCATGCG GTGCAAAACTGTGGATCTTCCTACGAGCTGTGGCTTATGTATATAAACAGTCGGGTAAATTTTGATGACCGTCTGAATGCTTATAATGGTGCTTTGAGTGCACTCTGTTCTATGAAAGTGACCTGCAACACAGAAATCAAAGATAGAAGTGCTGTCGTCTTAGACGTTTTCTTGCAGATGGTTGATTTCTTATGCATGAGTGGCAGAGTAGAGAAAGCCATTTCTCGAATCCACAGATTTATTCCAGGGAAAAATTCTGAATATTCTGGTGAGAAATATCTAACAGATTTCCTCTCTTGCTTGCTAATCTCTGACAAGTGTATATTCTGGGTTTGTTGTACATACCTATTGATATACCAGAAACTCCCAGAAAGAATTTTAGAACAGCTTGAGTTAGAGAAAGAACTGTCTTTCAAGATAGAATGGCCTTCTGCTGAAATAGCGCCAGATAAGATAGACCAGGCGATAGAACTGTTCAGACATGCATTTGATCAGGTAGCTTTAGAAATTGATTCGAATTCATCCAAAGAAGAATCATCTTCTGTGAGGGCAATTCATTTTCTTGCTATTAGTCACATTAATTGTGTGGCCGCACTACAAGGTATACACTCTGCAGCCGGTTTGTTGGTTAACTACATGGGTTTGTACCCAAATTGTGCtgaaatttttcttctttcagtTCAATTTGGGGAGAATTATAGAGGAGATGTCGTGTTGGGAGGGTTTGAAGAGGTTATCTCTAATTGGCCTAGAGAAGTACAAGGTATTCAATATCTTTGGAATCAATATGCTGAACATGTTTTGGCAAACAAAGGAATTGATTTTGCCGAAAAATTGATGACAGAGTGGTTTCGGTTATTTGGAGAAGTTACAAATCCTCAATATAGGAGCGCAGGAAGTGGAGAAGATAGCTTAGTAGAGTCTGAAAATGATTATCCGACCAATGCTGGAGACGATTTCTTTTGGTTTCTAAATCTTTTTCTGTACAAAAGCCTGCAGAAGAATTCATCAGAAGCTCAACTTGCTATCGATAGAGCCCTACATATGGCAGGTCAGAAATACTATAAACACTGTTTAAGAGAGCATGCTGCATTATATTttctaaaagaaaaggaatcCCCAAACCCTGATTCAGTTTGCGCCGTATTGAATCTTCTTAGTGGATACCTCAGAGATCGACGAACTTTGCCTGTAAAAGAACCACTGTCAAGAAGATTCTACCAAAATATTAAGAAGCTTAGGGTAAAGCAGTTGATGGATGCCACTCTGGGTCCAGTTTCGCCAGATTGTTCTTTGATAAACACTGTTCTAGGAGCATGTCATGGCCCGTCACTCCTCCCGCAGAAGTTAAATGAGCCAAAGGACCTGGTCGATTTTGTTGAGTCCATCATGGGAGTTGCTCCGTCAAACTATAAATTAGCTTTGTCAGTGTACAGATTCACAGCTAGAAATTTCACTGGTGAGGGCCTTATGTTTTGGGCAGGCTCTATTTTGGTTAATTCGATACTTCAGGTTGTGCCAGTAGCTCCAGAATCAGTGTGGTTACAAGCAGCTAATTTGTTAGGAAATCTAGGGGTTTCAGAGATTTCCAGAAGGTTTTATCAGCAGGCGACGTCGGTCTATCCTTTCTCTCGCAAGTTGTGGCAGTCATATTTGAGTCTCTCTAAGACTGCTGGAAATGGAGATAGTATTATGGAAGCAGCAAGAGAAAGAGGGGTTGAACTCTCGACCTAA